Proteins from one Mycoplasma sp. Pen4 genomic window:
- the tapR gene encoding TyrS-associated PheT N-terminal domain-related protein TapR yields the protein MIVFNNLNNAFKNTSIIFIDAQVKTTKFVGNNDLLFLVDDNNKVGSVNVLNNEIFNIDPNSKYGALNQLQKDILTQRASDLGLTISDEPKFIYGKIIARDNHPKSEKLFVLQIEIAQDKAIQLVTNTLDSEVNKVVVLALPGSTTFAGTNVLSGELLGVKSFGMLTGHRTLDFDKDGLIFGTDDKIGKDFEF from the coding sequence ATGATAGTATTCAATAATTTAAATAATGCATTCAAAAATACATCAATTATTTTTATAGATGCACAAGTAAAAACAACTAAATTTGTAGGTAATAATGACCTTTTATTTTTAGTTGATGATAACAATAAAGTTGGTTCAGTAAATGTTTTAAATAACGAAATTTTCAACATTGATCCAAACTCTAAATATGGAGCATTAAATCAATTGCAAAAAGATATTTTAACTCAACGTGCAAGTGATTTAGGTCTTACAATAAGTGATGAACCCAAATTTATTTATGGAAAAATAATCGCTCGTGATAATCACCCAAAATCAGAAAAACTTTTTGTTCTACAAATTGAGATAGCTCAAGATAAAGCGATTCAACTTGTAACTAATACACTTGATTCAGAGGTTAATAAGGTGGTTGTGCTAGCTCTGCCTGGATCAACAACTTTTGCTGGGACAAATGTTTTATCAGGTGAATTATTAGGTGTAAAAAGTTTTGGTATGTTAACGGGACATCGTACACTTGATTTTGACAAAGATGGCTTAATCTTTGGTACAGATGACAAAATTGGAAAGGATTTTGAATTTTAA
- a CDS encoding AAA family ATPase gives MKLIKIEAHGFKSFAEPIVLRFDGGVAGIIGPNGSGKSNINDAIKWVLGEQSSKEMRGDTMQDLIFAGSKTVKPMDFAKVTLTFDNKGADNSIDSDTVEITRMIERGKGMNSYFLNGQPCRYKDIKSIAMETGIGKSSLAIISQGTVSDIAESSDDDRRGIFEEAAGVSKFKFKKTESLRLLESTSNSLKQLEPTINELEKQLVPLRKQAEKALIYRDKAKALKEVEVAFLAHEIRKYEKLYDELSEELNGVEETKNNYETQIGKIKTQINEKNLEKRTVDNEIASLRGKLGSIKEKLDAITVTLARENERLNLIASGELAVNDEEKTRAYALKVLELEQNISYTKQSLEIINNTVAQEQNLLSETSSKVNKLRFEVQAAINKRTEVNTNLQILLETKNKRTNLFKGTKTILENKSHFRGFKGLVRDLIHVQPDYIRAIETILSNASQHIVVDIPNTAVKAVEFLKKNNGGRATFIPLTSIKEKFVRDDYLLVASNHVGFIGIASDLVEFDPQYEVLAKFLLGNVVVVDNIDAANQISNILERKYMVVTLDGDVIRVGGVIVGGTAQDTDNIIGLDDKIKKLQDVIPGLNSIIQNNEALITKYETEISRINTSLQEHIYEQRITGSQISRTEQELIEYKSKADINNQNSENQGSPSSMNARRNELFNDYKILKNELTIKSQIKEALDAELYHLNETWQQTQTNLNELNNSFTNKIGLHKTAENKLANYRERLSSHYNFTVEYAEQNFKLNMPPEKASEYVAELREQINELGNVNHESIEQLELVETRYDRYVADRDELQEAYNLLMQGIAELDKIIITRMTNVVNDVNDQFSNVFRSMFGGGSAEVKFVDPNNVLESGITIYAQPPGKSVKNLRLFSGGEKALIAISLLFAILRARPLPLCILDEVEAALDEANVIRYAEYLQELKKQTQFLVITHRTGTMTRLDALFGATMQTRGVTSFFSVQHKDAEKYIQEPETN, from the coding sequence ATGAAACTAATTAAGATTGAAGCACATGGTTTTAAATCATTTGCCGAACCCATCGTTTTACGTTTTGATGGTGGTGTAGCAGGAATTATCGGACCTAATGGTTCAGGTAAAAGTAATATTAACGATGCCATCAAATGAGTATTAGGAGAACAAAGTTCAAAGGAAATGCGTGGGGATACTATGCAAGACCTTATTTTTGCAGGATCTAAAACTGTTAAACCAATGGACTTCGCCAAAGTAACTTTAACATTTGACAACAAAGGTGCAGACAACTCAATTGATAGTGATACTGTTGAAATCACACGTATGATTGAACGTGGAAAGGGAATGAATAGTTACTTTTTAAATGGTCAACCATGTCGTTATAAAGACATTAAATCAATTGCAATGGAAACTGGTATTGGTAAAAGTTCACTTGCTATTATCTCTCAAGGTACTGTTTCAGATATTGCAGAATCAAGTGACGATGACCGTCGTGGAATTTTTGAAGAAGCAGCCGGTGTTTCTAAATTCAAATTCAAAAAGACTGAATCACTCAGATTATTAGAAAGCACATCAAACTCATTAAAACAATTAGAACCAACAATTAATGAGCTTGAAAAACAACTTGTTCCATTAAGAAAACAAGCTGAAAAAGCGTTAATCTATAGAGATAAAGCAAAAGCATTAAAAGAAGTTGAAGTCGCTTTCTTAGCACACGAAATCAGAAAATACGAAAAGCTTTATGATGAGCTTTCAGAAGAACTTAATGGTGTTGAAGAAACAAAAAACAACTACGAAACTCAAATTGGTAAAATCAAAACACAAATTAATGAAAAAAATCTTGAAAAAAGAACTGTTGATAATGAAATTGCATCATTACGTGGTAAATTAGGTTCAATCAAAGAAAAACTTGATGCCATTACAGTTACCCTTGCTAGAGAAAATGAACGTTTAAACCTTATTGCAAGTGGGGAATTAGCAGTTAATGATGAAGAAAAAACTCGTGCATATGCACTTAAAGTTCTTGAACTTGAACAAAACATTTCATATACAAAACAATCATTAGAAATTATTAATAACACTGTTGCACAGGAGCAAAACTTATTATCTGAAACTTCTTCAAAAGTTAATAAATTACGTTTCGAAGTTCAAGCAGCTATTAATAAACGTACTGAAGTAAACACAAATTTACAAATCTTACTTGAAACAAAGAACAAACGTACAAACTTATTTAAAGGTACAAAAACAATCCTTGAAAATAAATCACACTTTAGAGGATTTAAAGGACTTGTTCGTGACTTAATTCACGTGCAACCTGATTACATTAGAGCGATTGAAACTATTCTTTCAAATGCATCACAACACATTGTTGTTGATATTCCTAATACAGCTGTTAAAGCAGTTGAATTCCTTAAGAAAAACAATGGTGGTCGTGCAACTTTCATTCCATTAACATCTATTAAAGAAAAATTTGTTAGAGATGATTATTTACTTGTTGCATCTAACCACGTTGGATTTATCGGAATTGCCTCAGACTTAGTAGAATTCGATCCACAATATGAAGTTTTAGCTAAATTCTTATTAGGTAATGTTGTTGTAGTTGATAACATCGATGCAGCAAACCAAATTTCTAATATTTTAGAAAGAAAATACATGGTTGTGACACTTGATGGTGACGTTATCCGTGTTGGTGGGGTTATCGTTGGTGGTACTGCACAAGATACAGATAACATTATTGGACTTGATGATAAAATCAAGAAACTTCAAGATGTTATTCCAGGACTTAATTCAATTATTCAAAATAATGAAGCTTTAATTACAAAATATGAAACTGAAATTTCAAGAATTAACACTTCATTACAAGAACACATTTATGAACAACGTATTACAGGATCTCAAATCTCTCGTACAGAGCAAGAGTTAATTGAATACAAATCAAAAGCAGATATTAACAATCAAAACAGTGAAAATCAAGGTTCTCCTTCATCTATGAATGCAAGAAGAAATGAATTATTCAATGATTACAAAATTCTTAAAAACGAATTAACAATTAAATCTCAAATCAAGGAAGCACTTGATGCTGAGTTATATCATTTAAATGAAACATGACAACAAACACAAACTAATTTAAATGAGTTAAATAATTCATTTACAAACAAAATTGGTTTACATAAAACGGCAGAAAATAAACTTGCTAACTACCGTGAAAGACTTTCAAGTCACTATAATTTCACTGTAGAATATGCTGAACAAAATTTCAAGTTAAATATGCCACCTGAAAAAGCATCAGAATATGTTGCTGAACTTAGAGAGCAAATTAATGAACTTGGTAATGTTAACCACGAATCAATTGAACAACTTGAATTAGTGGAAACACGTTACGATAGATATGTTGCTGATCGTGATGAATTACAAGAAGCATACAACCTTTTAATGCAAGGTATTGCTGAATTAGATAAAATCATCATCACAAGAATGACAAATGTTGTAAATGATGTTAACGATCAATTTAGCAATGTTTTCCGTTCAATGTTCGGTGGTGGTAGCGCAGAAGTTAAATTTGTTGATCCTAATAATGTTTTAGAATCAGGAATTACAATTTATGCACAACCTCCTGGTAAAAGTGTTAAAAATCTTAGATTATTCTCAGGTGGTGAAAAAGCACTTATTGCTATCTCATTATTATTTGCAATCCTACGTGCTAGACCTTTACCATTATGTATCCTTGATGAGGTTGAAGCAGCACTTGATGAAGCTAACGTTATTAGATATGCTGAATACTTACAAGAACTTAAAAAACAAACTCAATTCCTTGTTATCACACACCGTACAGGTACAATGACAAGACTTGATGCATTATTCGGTGCAACAATGCAAACAAGAGGGGTTACAAGTTTCTTTAGTGTTCAACATAAAGATGCTGAAAAATACATTCAAGAGCCTGAAACAAATTAA
- the ftsY gene encoding signal recognition particle-docking protein FtsY, with protein MGFFKKLVNKVFNKKDNEDVKELEAKLDEKETKEIVKSEKFKKYETGLNASSSFGKQLLEIQNRHKKIDEEFFDEFEELLIMSDINTSLVDVMIEKIKQEVRTNNIDDPKLIGELVADQMFAIYTNNSIVNTNLNFEDSRVNVFVFVGVNGSGKTTSIAKIAHKYIKQGKKVLIAAADTFRAGAVNQLGVWAERIGAEIVKPDKEGADPSSVVYKAIAKATEENYDLVIIDTAGRLQNKINLMKELEKMIGVIHKFIDDAPHESLLVLDATTGQNGLSQARSFKEIANLTGIILTKMDGTSKGGIVLSIKDEYDIDVKYVGLGEKLDDLQEFDLELFIYQMTKDLINE; from the coding sequence ATGGGATTTTTTAAGAAATTAGTAAATAAAGTCTTTAACAAAAAAGACAATGAAGACGTAAAAGAACTAGAAGCAAAACTAGACGAAAAAGAGACAAAAGAAATTGTTAAATCTGAAAAATTCAAGAAATATGAAACAGGTTTAAATGCATCTTCTTCATTTGGAAAACAGCTTTTAGAAATTCAAAATAGACATAAAAAAATTGATGAAGAATTCTTTGATGAATTTGAAGAACTTTTAATTATGTCAGACATTAACACCTCACTTGTAGATGTAATGATCGAAAAAATCAAACAAGAAGTAAGAACAAATAATATCGATGATCCAAAATTAATTGGTGAATTAGTTGCAGATCAAATGTTTGCAATTTATACAAATAACTCAATCGTTAATACAAATTTAAACTTTGAAGATAGTAGAGTTAACGTATTTGTTTTTGTTGGTGTAAATGGTTCTGGTAAAACAACATCAATTGCTAAAATTGCTCATAAATACATTAAGCAAGGTAAAAAAGTTTTAATTGCTGCTGCTGACACATTCCGTGCTGGTGCAGTAAATCAACTTGGAGTATGAGCTGAACGTATTGGCGCAGAAATTGTTAAACCAGACAAAGAAGGAGCAGATCCTTCAAGTGTTGTTTATAAAGCAATAGCAAAAGCAACCGAAGAAAACTATGATTTAGTTATCATTGATACTGCAGGTAGATTACAAAATAAAATTAACTTAATGAAAGAACTTGAAAAAATGATTGGTGTTATTCATAAATTCATTGATGATGCACCACATGAATCATTACTTGTTCTTGATGCAACTACTGGTCAAAACGGTTTATCACAAGCACGTAGCTTTAAAGAGATTGCAAACCTTACCGGAATCATTCTTACAAAAATGGATGGTACATCAAAAGGTGGTATCGTGCTTTCAATTAAAGATGAATATGATATCGATGTTAAATATGTTGGTTTAGGCGAAAAACTTGATGACTTACAAGAATTTGATCTAGAATTATTCATCTACCAAATGACAAAGGATTTAATTAATGAATAA
- a CDS encoding DAK2 domain-containing protein — MKQTVILDSKTLAKAFLSGANALINAKNKIDALNVFPVPDGDTGTNMASTIAATITNLQKPETETKTVAQLTATMSHDMIYEARGNSGVILSQIFKGFAIGCDGKNTLDTAGLILAFQKATERAYKSVFKPVEGTILTVIRETSENLTKEFDGKEVPYLEFWAKVVEFARKSCDETPNKLKTLREVGVTDSGGEGLYNILWGINEALNGRFVEENKDLQEIDTFISDGEVYEGEFGYCTEVLIDLANPEEFNKDKFTQRLMKIANSLVVVSDENIVKVHGHAIKPGKLLNLAQEYGEFIKIKSENMTLQANNSKANAEKLKANSETKKTPCGVVSCNLGPGIIQRMKDLGCDFIVESGQTQNPSAQDLINAVNNVNADTVFILTNNKNIILVAQQVAQVIDDKNIIVIPTKSQIQGITAMLNFNHESSAEENKEMILECVADVQTGEVTKAVRNTKLNNVSIKEGQFLSILDGKIIAAEDDVLDAAKQICAKAIKPGKEIVSIYYGDESDLSTAEELSNYINATYDIEVEIIEGNQPSYHFIIGVE; from the coding sequence ATGAAGCAAACAGTAATTTTAGATTCCAAGACGTTAGCGAAAGCATTCTTATCAGGAGCTAATGCTTTAATTAATGCAAAAAATAAAATTGATGCGCTTAACGTTTTCCCAGTTCCAGATGGAGACACAGGAACAAACATGGCGTCTACAATAGCCGCAACAATTACAAACTTACAAAAACCAGAAACTGAAACTAAAACCGTCGCTCAATTAACTGCTACAATGTCACACGACATGATTTATGAAGCAAGAGGAAATTCAGGTGTTATTTTGTCACAAATTTTCAAAGGATTCGCAATTGGTTGTGATGGTAAAAATACTCTTGATACCGCTGGATTAATTTTAGCATTCCAAAAAGCAACAGAAAGAGCTTATAAATCAGTTTTCAAACCAGTTGAAGGAACAATTCTTACAGTTATTCGTGAAACTTCTGAAAATTTAACAAAAGAATTTGACGGCAAAGAAGTTCCATATTTAGAATTTTGAGCAAAGGTAGTTGAATTTGCGCGTAAAAGTTGTGATGAAACACCAAACAAATTAAAAACACTTCGTGAAGTTGGTGTAACTGACAGTGGGGGTGAAGGACTTTACAATATTCTTTGAGGAATCAATGAAGCACTTAATGGACGTTTTGTTGAGGAAAATAAAGATCTTCAAGAAATTGACACTTTCATTAGTGATGGTGAAGTTTACGAAGGTGAATTCGGTTATTGTACAGAAGTTTTAATTGATTTAGCAAATCCAGAAGAATTTAATAAAGATAAATTTACACAAAGACTTATGAAAATCGCAAACTCACTTGTGGTTGTATCAGATGAAAATATCGTTAAGGTTCATGGTCACGCAATTAAACCAGGTAAATTACTTAACCTTGCACAAGAATATGGTGAATTTATCAAAATCAAATCAGAGAACATGACACTTCAAGCTAATAACTCAAAAGCAAATGCAGAAAAATTAAAAGCAAATAGCGAAACTAAGAAAACACCTTGTGGGGTTGTTTCATGTAACTTAGGTCCTGGAATTATTCAACGAATGAAAGATCTTGGATGTGACTTCATTGTTGAATCAGGACAAACACAAAACCCATCAGCACAAGACTTAATTAACGCAGTTAATAACGTTAATGCTGACACAGTATTTATTCTTACAAATAATAAAAATATTATTTTAGTTGCACAACAAGTAGCACAAGTTATTGATGATAAAAACATCATTGTAATTCCAACAAAATCACAAATTCAAGGTATTACAGCAATGCTTAACTTTAACCACGAATCAAGTGCAGAAGAAAACAAAGAAATGATTCTTGAATGTGTTGCAGATGTACAAACCGGAGAAGTTACAAAAGCAGTAAGAAACACAAAATTAAACAATGTATCAATCAAAGAAGGACAATTCTTATCAATTTTAGACGGTAAGATTATCGCTGCTGAAGATGATGTTTTAGATGCTGCAAAACAAATTTGTGCCAAAGCTATTAAACCAGGCAAAGAGATTGTTTCAATTTACTATGGAGATGAATCGGATTTATCTACCGCAGAAGAATTAAGCAATTACATTAATGCTACTTATGACATTGAAGTAGAAATCATTGAAGGAAACCAACCTTCATACCACTTCATTATAGGAGTTGAATAA
- a CDS encoding DegV family protein, translating to MKKMAIVVDSSCGLSRKQIEELGWYFLPLKIELDGKIYDDGDNLLSTELFNHFSLDTKTYKTSCTPIGHVEEMIEKLSAEYENIVVFPISKHLSSQYQNLKVMESVFAKLKVFDSQYISILTLMRIFYFIDLVEKEGFSIDQALEKSAEWTGELSVSLVPKYNDYLVKGGRLSPSAATVAKLLKIVPIIAFDKGKLEKEGKGRIFTKAICNNITAKLENDNNTSDIIILHNDSPDYATIKSFVESNFPNDVYTSNLPNCISIHTGPEAIVIIKSTKKLHDSLKKVINA from the coding sequence ATGAAAAAAATGGCTATTGTAGTTGACTCATCATGTGGGTTATCAAGGAAACAAATTGAGGAATTAGGGTGATACTTTTTACCCTTAAAAATAGAATTAGATGGAAAAATTTATGATGATGGAGATAACTTATTATCTACAGAATTATTTAATCATTTTAGTCTAGATACAAAGACATATAAAACATCATGTACTCCAATTGGTCATGTTGAAGAAATGATTGAAAAATTATCTGCAGAATATGAAAATATAGTTGTATTTCCAATTTCAAAACACTTATCAAGTCAATATCAAAATTTAAAAGTTATGGAAAGTGTTTTTGCAAAACTTAAGGTTTTTGATTCACAATACATTTCAATTCTTACATTAATGAGAATTTTCTACTTCATTGATTTAGTTGAAAAAGAAGGTTTTAGCATTGATCAAGCATTGGAAAAATCTGCTGAATGAACAGGTGAATTATCAGTTTCATTAGTACCAAAATATAATGATTATTTAGTTAAAGGTGGTAGATTATCACCTTCAGCTGCAACAGTTGCTAAACTTCTTAAAATTGTACCTATTATTGCGTTTGATAAAGGTAAGTTAGAAAAAGAAGGAAAAGGAAGAATATTTACAAAAGCAATTTGCAACAATATCACTGCTAAGTTAGAAAACGACAACAATACAAGTGATATCATTATCCTTCACAATGATTCTCCTGATTATGCAACAATTAAGTCATTTGTTGAAAGTAATTTTCCAAATGATGTTTACACAAGCAATCTACCTAACTGTATTTCAATTCATACTGGTCCAGAAGCAATAGTAATAATTAAATCAACTAAGAAATTACACGACAGTCTTAAGAAGGTTATTAATGCTTAA
- the tsaD gene encoding tRNA (adenosine(37)-N6)-threonylcarbamoyltransferase complex transferase subunit TsaD, giving the protein MTILGIETSHDDTSIAVVLDGKVLDLWTISQIDIFKKYGGTIPEISSREHVKNIAIIQEMVFSKYNKDDFDYIAYTTEPGLIGTLQVGYLFAYAISKVCKKPLIPVNHLVGHFLSSTLTENIEFPALCLLVSGGHTQLIYAKNVADLEIIGETLDDAVGEAFDKVSSRLGLGFPGGPLIDKLSQTYQGDYETFTKPHTTNLLDFSFSGLKTQVLNRVNKAAMKNETIDPIKLAVSFQSTAVEYLIDKTKLALEQYPNIKTLVLGGGVSANTMLRNEFVKLHPNTIVPSLKYATDNGAMIAQAAYLKLKFEEDNK; this is encoded by the coding sequence ATGACAATCTTAGGAATTGAAACATCACATGATGATACATCAATAGCAGTGGTTCTAGATGGAAAAGTGCTTGATTTATGGACTATAAGTCAAATTGATATTTTTAAAAAATATGGTGGAACTATTCCTGAAATCTCTTCACGTGAACACGTTAAGAACATTGCTATTATTCAAGAAATGGTTTTTTCTAAATATAACAAGGATGATTTTGATTATATTGCATATACAACTGAACCAGGTTTAATAGGAACACTTCAAGTTGGGTATTTATTTGCATACGCAATTTCAAAAGTTTGCAAAAAACCATTAATTCCTGTTAATCATTTAGTTGGACATTTTTTATCTTCGACATTAACAGAAAACATTGAGTTTCCAGCATTGTGTTTACTTGTTTCTGGTGGCCACACACAACTTATTTATGCTAAAAATGTAGCGGATTTAGAAATAATTGGTGAAACTCTAGACGATGCAGTTGGTGAGGCATTTGATAAAGTTTCTTCTAGATTAGGTTTAGGTTTCCCGGGTGGTCCATTGATTGATAAGTTGTCACAAACTTACCAAGGTGATTATGAAACTTTCACAAAACCACATACCACTAATTTACTTGATTTTTCTTTTTCAGGATTAAAAACACAAGTTTTAAATCGAGTAAATAAAGCTGCTATGAAAAATGAAACAATTGACCCAATTAAACTTGCTGTTAGTTTCCAAAGTACTGCAGTTGAATATTTAATTGATAAAACTAAGTTAGCTTTAGAACAATATCCAAACATTAAAACACTTGTGCTTGGTGGGGGTGTTAGTGCAAATACAATGCTCCGAAATGAGTTTGTTAAATTACATCCAAACACAATAGTGCCTTCATTGAAATATGCAACAGATAATGGTGCAATGATTGCGCAAGCTGCATATCTTAAGTTAAAATTTGAAGAAGATAATAAATAA
- a CDS encoding sigma factor-like helix-turn-helix DNA-binding protein produces the protein MNKKNIENVDKYISLYEKYGSLLTQNQSQVFQLYFYQDLSYAEVAEIMATTRAAAYDAVNKACSNLEKYEAKLKI, from the coding sequence ATGAATAAGAAAAACATTGAAAATGTTGATAAATACATCTCACTTTATGAGAAATATGGGAGTTTATTGACACAAAATCAATCTCAAGTTTTTCAACTTTACTTCTATCAAGATCTTTCATATGCTGAAGTAGCAGAAATAATGGCAACAACTCGTGCTGCTGCTTATGACGCAGTTAATAAAGCTTGTTCAAATCTTGAAAAATATGAAGCAAAACTTAAAATTTAA
- the plsX gene encoding phosphate acyltransferase PlsX, protein MDFKHTIVFDVNGNDKGVLECFLAAQEFANNNPTYKIKLVGDVAELKELNNFANIELIENKNKPTDPKNIRKTLQENTSMNQAIEILKNNEADGIISSGDSGSYLSALTLKMKRLQNVSRPAFMPVANAINGQKFVFMDVGANLETKPEYLIEWAKLASAFYQTMFATNYPRVALLNIGTEDYKGPEATKKAHQYLTNDKSINYVGFHETRDVFRGHYDVAIIDGYAGNIMLKSYEGAISTFKDTLKTSIMSKLKYKLGALLLKGAFKEVAATLDYRSVGSAWVVGVNALAVKTHGASDKKAYLSGLNSLKNAIENNLLNKLQKATENLEINLEESE, encoded by the coding sequence ATGGATTTTAAACACACAATTGTTTTTGATGTTAACGGAAATGATAAAGGTGTACTTGAATGTTTTTTAGCAGCACAAGAATTCGCAAATAATAATCCAACTTACAAAATCAAACTTGTTGGTGATGTTGCAGAATTAAAAGAACTTAATAATTTTGCAAATATCGAATTAATTGAAAATAAAAATAAACCAACTGATCCAAAAAACATCAGAAAAACTTTGCAAGAAAACACTTCAATGAATCAAGCAATTGAAATCCTTAAAAACAATGAAGCGGACGGAATCATTTCAAGTGGGGATAGTGGAAGTTACTTATCTGCTTTAACACTTAAAATGAAGCGTCTTCAAAATGTATCACGTCCAGCGTTTATGCCCGTTGCAAATGCAATTAACGGACAAAAATTTGTTTTTATGGATGTTGGAGCAAATTTAGAAACAAAACCAGAATACTTAATTGAATGAGCAAAATTGGCTTCAGCATTTTATCAAACAATGTTTGCTACAAATTATCCAAGAGTAGCATTATTAAACATTGGAACCGAAGATTACAAAGGACCTGAAGCAACAAAAAAAGCACATCAATATTTAACAAATGATAAGTCAATTAATTATGTTGGTTTTCACGAAACTAGAGATGTTTTTAGAGGACACTATGATGTAGCTATTATCGATGGTTATGCCGGTAATATTATGCTTAAAAGTTATGAAGGTGCAATCTCTACTTTTAAAGACACTTTAAAAACTTCAATTATGTCTAAATTAAAATATAAACTTGGTGCACTTTTATTAAAAGGAGCATTTAAAGAAGTTGCTGCAACACTTGACTATCGTTCAGTTGGTTCTGCATGAGTAGTTGGAGTTAATGCGCTTGCTGTTAAAACCCACGGAGCAAGTGATAAAAAAGCATATTTAAGTGGTTTAAACTCACTTAAAAATGCAATTGAAAACAACTTACTTAATAAACTCCAAAAAGCAACTGAAAATCTAGAAATCAACCTAGAGGAAAGTGAATAA
- the tsaE gene encoding tRNA (adenosine(37)-N6)-threonylcarbamoyltransferase complex ATPase subunit type 1 TsaE, giving the protein MLKINCNSIDDLDKFIEANLNLFKEKQFVLLEGELGAGKTTFVKRLAKFIGISENITSPSFLYMKDYPGLIHIDLYNYKGSIEEFEDYFDDNIVAIEWPSKHNLDLDNFIKIKAYINENDQHCFEIEEVK; this is encoded by the coding sequence ATGCTTAAAATTAATTGCAATTCAATTGATGATTTAGATAAATTTATTGAAGCGAATTTAAATTTATTTAAAGAAAAACAATTTGTTTTATTAGAAGGTGAATTAGGAGCTGGTAAGACAACTTTTGTTAAAAGACTTGCAAAATTTATTGGGATAAGTGAAAATATTACTTCTCCTAGTTTTTTATATATGAAAGACTATCCTGGTTTAATTCATATTGACCTTTACAATTACAAGGGAAGCATCGAAGAATTTGAGGATTATTTTGATGACAATATAGTTGCTATAGAATGACCTTCAAAGCATAATTTAGATTTAGATAATTTCATCAAAATCAAAGCTTATATCAATGAAAATGATCAACACTGTTTTGAAATTGAAGAGGTGAAATAA
- the rnc gene encoding ribonuclease III, whose translation MSNTNHHLTLKSFLEQHDIEPNNIDIYFTAVKHSSYTRIERDNYEQLEFLGDAILQFLSSSYIFKKYPTLTQGYQTRLRSKAVCTKTLSEITNQLGLLDLLKTGPGKMRDTVISSQKVQADLFESLTGAIYIDQGLQKTYDFVKQYVFPLIDDVHNEENKDPKGRLQEYFQSISKENITYVTEWDEKREQFYSKAKHDNQFYGQGFGLSKKEAEVNAATDALEKLKVNEQ comes from the coding sequence ATGTCAAACACAAATCATCATTTAACATTAAAATCTTTTCTTGAGCAACATGATATTGAACCTAACAACATTGATATATATTTCACTGCAGTTAAGCACTCATCATATACAAGAATCGAAAGAGATAACTATGAGCAACTTGAATTTTTAGGTGATGCAATCCTACAATTTTTAAGTTCTTCATATATATTTAAAAAATACCCAACTTTAACACAAGGTTACCAAACAAGACTTAGATCTAAAGCGGTTTGTACAAAAACTCTAAGTGAAATCACCAATCAATTAGGGTTACTTGATTTACTCAAAACAGGACCAGGTAAAATGCGTGATACAGTAATTAGTTCACAAAAAGTTCAAGCCGACTTATTTGAATCACTTACTGGTGCAATTTATATTGATCAAGGTTTACAAAAAACATATGATTTTGTCAAACAATACGTTTTTCCATTAATTGACGATGTTCATAATGAAGAAAACAAAGACCCAAAAGGAAGATTACAAGAATACTTCCAAAGCATCTCGAAAGAAAACATCACCTATGTTACTGAATGAGATGAAAAGAGAGAACAATTTTATTCCAAAGCAAAACATGATAATCAATTCTACGGCCAAGGTTTTGGACTAAGCAAAAAAGAAGCCGAAGTTAATGCAGCAACCGATGCATTAGAAAAATTAAAGGTTAATGAACAATAG